From one Misgurnus anguillicaudatus chromosome 2, ASM2758022v2, whole genome shotgun sequence genomic stretch:
- the LOC129422595 gene encoding uncharacterized protein, producing MVFISTKPKSRQYTAADGVRSKRYKAVRGDLPDPDSLKVDEAYQDFAAELAPLITTLSISSDVPLVDSTFGTVQEGSPISYQHPLPVSRVIIHHPDAPPPPPLPLDGHRLDPTTCSFVCTHQQHLNVMSLNITFDMARSIEMATREQSGSAEWHSLRKMRITSSRFREVCHVRGHSSAENLAERIRKGGVQTALMKRGLALEPEAIQQYARIKNVNYWPSGFVIHPDAPWLGSSPDGVVFDRTEAPPFGLVEVKCPNLKSYVDSGCLHMQSGALRLKPSHSYYWQVQGQLLITGMQWCDFVVFAEEDLFVQRIYTDAEVARVIRERGDFFFFYHYLI from the exons ATGGTATTCATCTCAACCAAACCCAAGTCAAGACAGTACACAGCTGCTGATGGTGTAAG GAGCAAGCGCTACAAAGCAGTGCGGGGTGACTTGCCAGACCCAGATTCCCTGAAGGTTGACGAGGCATACCAGGACTTCGCGGCAGAACTTGCTCCGCTAATCACTACACTCTCGATAAGCAGTGATGTCCCTCTTGTTGATTCAACCTTTGGGACCGTTCAAGAAGGGAGCCCCATTTCATATCAGCACCCATTGCCAGTGAGTAGGGTAATCATCCACCACCCAGACGCACCCCCTCCACCACCCCTGCCGTTAGATGGTCACAGGCTGGACCCAACCACATGTTCCTTTGTGTGCACTCACCAACAACACCTTAATGTAATGTCCCTTAACATTACTTTTGACATGGCAAGATCCATCGAGATGGCTACGAGAGAACAGAGTGGCAGCGCAGAGTGGCACAGCCTGAGGAAGATGAGGATCACTTCATCCAGGTTCCGTGAGGTGTGCCATGTCCGAGGTCACAGCTCTGCAGAGAACCTTGCAGAACGCATCCGCAAAGGTGGGGTTCAGACAGCCTTGATGAAGAGGGGGCTGGCACTGGAGCCAGAAGCTATTCAGCAATATGCCCGCATTAAAAACGTCAACTACTGGCCATCAGGATTTGTCATCCATCCAGATGCTCCCTGGCTCGGATCCTCTCCAGATGGTGTCGTTTTTGATCGAACGGAGGCACCACCGTTCGGGCTGGTGGAGGTGAAATGCCCCAACTTGAAGAGCTATGTTGACTCTGGTTGCCTGCACATGCAGAGTGGCGCCTTGCGTCTGAAGCCAAGCCACAGCTACTATTGGCAGGTGCAAGGCCAACTGCTTATCACTGGAATGCAGTGGTGTGATTTTGTGGTTTTTGCAGAGGAGGACCTTTTTGTACAAAGAATTTATACAGATGCAGAGGTTGCTAGGGTTATAAGGGAGAGGGgggattttttctttttctatcATTACCTGatctga
- the LOC129422448 gene encoding uncharacterized protein: MSVFRIKERRLAFQRVTGSTLHCCVPLCTVSSNYNKVISFHAFPVDAAVRAKWMQNIRRDDFNPTQNTRVCSRHFKQTDLNVTAGGLRRLKKGAVPVYFSWNGYKLPAPRPSVWERRPRAESPAPESDSDSEMDTEMAIDHDYCVVPETGARASNLADENEALRRQIRELQQQLEAQKLRQRFGIDRLSTSDENMRFYTRFASYKSFMAFWKLIEPAVIHKMVRITSAKTASASISTVHHPTTKLRPIDELLLFLMYLSVGFPLNDLAERFSIHRTTASRIISTWTHFLYCLLGSQRLWIPPEVVRAHLPPEFADFSDTQVVLDCTEIFCQTPSSLLLQTEVFSTYKSHTTFKAMIGMAPHGAVTFVSGLYAGSMSDREIFKLSGIIKLLKPGMAIMVDKGFVVDNLAPCKVYRPAFLSNKRQMSREDVRQTQSIARLRVHVERCIRRVKENKLFDKDIPLSICGNIDELFSVACFLVSYQNGPLVKAWATPQ, encoded by the exons ATGAGTGTTTTTAGAATTAAAGAGAGGCGACTTGCCTTTCAGAGAGTTACAGGCTCAACACTTCATTGTTGTGTGCCATTATGTACCGTTTCGTCAAACTACAACAAAGTAATCAGCTTTCATGCATTCCCCGTTGATGCTGCGGTACGGGCTAAGTGGATGCAAAATATCCGGAGGGATGACTTCAACCCGACCCAAAACACCCGGGTCTGTAGTCGGCATTTTAAGCAGACTGATTTAAATGTGACTGCCGGGGGGTTGAGGAGGCTGAAGAAGGGAGCCGTACCAGTTTACTTTTCGTGGAATGGGTACAAACTACCTGCGCCCCGACCGAGCGTCTGGGAACGGCGTCCGCGGGCCGAGAGTCCCGCACCAGAGTCAGACTCGGACTCGGAGATGGATACCGAAATGGCCATAGATCATGACTACTGTGTAGTCCCTGAAACAGGAGCGAGGGCGAGTAATTTGGCAGACGAGAATGAAGCCCTACGTCGCCAGATCAGAGAGCTACAACAGCAGTTAGAAGCCCAGAAACTTCGCCAGCGTTTTGGGATAGATCGCCTGTCTACATCAGATGAGAACATGCGCTTTTATACCAGGTTTGCGTCCTACAAGAGTTTCATGGCATTTTGGAAATTAATTGAACCTGCTGTGATCCACAAGATGGTGCGCATAACCAGTGCCAAGACAGCTTCTGCCAGCATCAGCACAGTCCATCACCCAACAACG AAACTGAGACCCATTGATGAGTTGCTGCTGTTCCTGATGTATCTGTCAGTGGGTTTTCCTCTCAATGACCTTGCAGAGAGGTTCAGCATTCACCGCACTACTGCAAGTCGGATCATCTCCACATGGACTCATTTTCTGTACTGCCTGCTGGGAAGCCAGCGCCTTTGGATTCCTCCAGAGGTAGTGAGAGCTCACCTCCCACCTGAGTTTGCAGATTTTTCAGATACACAGGTAGTCCTCGATTGTACAGAGATATTCTGTCAGACGCCATCCTCTCTGCTCCTTCAAACTGAGGTGTTTTCTACCTACAAATCGCACACAACATTCAAGGCTATGATTGGCATGGCACCCCACGGTGCTGTCACTTTTGTGTCTGGGCTATATGCAGGCTCTATGAGTGATCGCGAGATCTTTAAGCTGTCTGGGATTATAAAGCTTTTAAAGCCAGGTATGGCGATCATGGTGGACAAAGGTTTTGTTGTGGACAACCTTGCTCCTTGTAAGGTGTACCGGCCTGCCTTTCTCAGCAACAAACGACAAATGAGTCGAGAGGATGTCAGACAAACACAGTCAATTGCACGTCTGAGAGTGCATGTGGAGAGGTGCATAAGGAGAGTGAAAGAAAACAAACTGTTTGACAAGGACATACCACTGTCTATATGCGGGAACATTGATGAATTGTTCAGTGTGGCCTGCTTCCTGGTCAGTTATCAGAACGGGCCGTTAGTGAAGGCATGGGCAACTCCCCAATGA
- the LOC129441866 gene encoding uncharacterized protein isoform X1, producing the protein MVLLLKPYISVLLLLQIRQQLLAQNSGPKGEKGDRGLQGPPGNAGPPGPHGFKGDRGDPGSLGLKGEQGPHGPPGFTGSPGLKGEQGPHGPPGFTGSPGLKGEQGPPGPLGYTGSPGLKGEQGPHGPPGFTGSPGLKGEQGPHGPPGFTGSPGLKGEQGPPGPLGYTGSPGLKGERGPPGFTGSPGLTGRPGLDGLHGLKGEQGPRGPPWKQGILYEDIIRIEIFQSFTLILNLHCSSFLIWQKCDVVFTCIYFIYFKSLFW; encoded by the exons ATG GTGTTGCTGTTGAAGCCGTACATCAGTGTCCTTCTGCTGCTTCAGATCAGACAACAATTATTGGCTCAAAACAGTGGACCTAAAGGAGAGAAGGGAGATCGAG gaCTGCAGGGACCACCAGGTAATGCAGGACCGCCTGGACCACATGGATTTAAAGGAGACAGAGGAGACCCAG GTTCACTTGGCCTAAAAGGTGAGCAGGGACCACATGGCCCACCTGGCTTCACTGGCTCACCTGGCCTAAAAGGTGAGCAGGGACCACATGGCCCACCTGGCTTCACTGGCTCACCCGGCCTAAAAGGTGAACAGGGACCACCTGGCCCACTTGGCTATACTGGCTCACCTGGCCTAAAAGGTGAACAGGGACCACATGGCCCACCTGGCTTCACTGGCTCACCTGGCCTAAAAGGTGAGCAGGGACCACATGGCCCACCTGGCTTCACTGGCTCACCTGGCCTAAAAGGTGAGCAGGGACCACCTGGCCCACTTGGCTATACTGGCTCACCTGGCCTAAAAGGTGAACGGGGACCACCTGGCTTTACTGGCTCACCTGGCCTAACAGGTAGGCCAGGACTAGATGGCTTACATGGCCTAAAAGGTGAACAGGGACCGCGTGGCCCACCATGGAAACAAGGTATTTTATATGAAGATATTATAAGAATAGAGATATTTCAAAGCTTTACCCTGATTCTGAATTTACATTGTTCTTCCTTCCTAATATGGCAAAAATGTGATGTGGTATTTACCtgtatttactttatttatttcaagTCTCTGTTCTGGTGA
- the LOC129441866 gene encoding mannose-binding protein A-like isoform X8 — protein sequence MVLLLKPYISVLLLLQIRQQLLAQNSGPKGEKGDRGVQGPPGNAGPTGPRGLPGDNGDPGRLGDDITSLKSEIQHINAKIAIMEKLASFDAFRKVGQKYFVYDGLSEKFDNGIKWCKEIGGTIALPKNADENQAMLRLSVASGLTGHKPYVRVTDRDKEGQFVDIDGKPLTFTNWGLNQPDNYMGAQDCGALTVDSGFWDDVGCYDPHHIICEIEIK from the exons ATG GTGTTGCTGTTGAAGCCGTACATCAGTGTCCTTCTGCTGCTTCAGATCAGACAACAATTATTGGCTCAAAACAGTGGACCTAAAGGAGAGAAGGGAGATCGAG GAGTGCAGGGACCACCAGGTAACGCAGGACCAACTGGACCACGTGGACTCCCAGGAGACAATGGAGACCCag GGCGTCTTGGAGATGACATCACATCTCTAAAATCTGAGATCCAGCATATAAACGCCAAGATTGCAATAATGGAGAAACTTGCAAGTTTTGATGCATTCAGAAAGGTTGGACAGAAATACTTTGTTTATGATGGCCTTTCAGAAAAGTTTGATAATGGGATCAAATGGTGCAAGGAAATTGGTGGAACAATTGCTTTGCCAAAAAATGCTGATGAAAACCAAGCGATGTTAAGATTATCGGTAGCCAGTGGATTAACTGGTCATAAGCCATATGTTAGAGTCACAGACAGAGATAAAGAAGGACAGTTTGTAGACATTGATGGAAAACCCTTGACTTTTACCAACTGGGGTTTAAATCAACCTGATAATTATATGGGCGCACAAGACTGTGGTGCTCTCACAGTGGATTCAGGTTTTTGGGATGATGTTGGTTGTTATGATCCGCATCATATCATTTGTGAAATAGAAATCAAATAA
- the LOC129441866 gene encoding complement C1q-like protein 2 isoform X6 translates to MVLLLKPYISVLLLLQIRQQLLAQNSGPKGEKGDRGVQGPPGNAGPTGPRGLPGDNGDPAQNLITPEKVKDIEERLIVAEETLKELKQENEAKKVAFSAGLLASELQHTGPFDDRRTLVYQKVFTNTGNAFNSNNGIFTAPVKGVYFFRFYAQSHTGNQMAVSLYKNDQLHCSVFSLKAKSNANGSNGVVLTLESGDEVYTQLWENSWVYDDKGSYTSFSGFLLFPM, encoded by the exons ATG GTGTTGCTGTTGAAGCCGTACATCAGTGTCCTTCTGCTGCTTCAGATCAGACAACAATTATTGGCTCAAAACAGTGGACCTAAAGGAGAGAAGGGAGATCGAG GAGTGCAGGGACCACCAGGTAACGCAGGACCAACTGGACCACGTGGACTCCCAGGAGACAATGGAGACCCag CTCAAAATTTAATTACACCAGAAAAAGTCAAGGACATTGAAGAAAGATTGATAGTCGCAGAGGAAACTCTGAAAGAATTGAAGCAAGAGAATGAAG CCAAAAAGGTTGCATTTTCAGCTGGACTTTTGGCATCTGAATTACAACATACTGGGCCCTTTGATGATCGAAGGACTCTGGTCTACCAAAAAGTCTTCACTAACACCGGAAATGCATTTAACTCAAACAATG GTATTTTTACAGCACCAGTAAAAGGAGTTTATTTCTTCAGATTTTATGCTCAGTCTCACACTGGTAACCAAATGGCAGTCAGTCTATATAAGAATGATCAACTTCattgttctgtgttttctctaAAAGCTAAAAGCAATGCTAATGGCAGCAATGGTGTTGTTCTTACACTGGAGAGCGGTGATGAAGTCTACACACAGCTGTGGGAGAACAGCTGGGTTTATGATGATAAAGGAAGTTACACCAGTTTCAGTGGTTTTCTGCTTTTCCCCATGTAA
- the LOC129441866 gene encoding complement C1q-like protein 2 isoform X5 has product MVLLLKPYISVLLLLQIRQQLLAQNSGPKGEKGDRGLQGPPGNAGPPGPHGFKGDRGDPAQNLITPEKVKDIEERLIVAEETLKELKQENEAKKVAFSAGLLASELQHTGPFDDRRTLVYQKVFTNTGNAFNSNNGIFTAPVKGVYFFRFYAQSHTGNQMAVSLYKNDQLHCSVFSLKAKSNANGSNGVVLTLESGDEVYTQLWENSWVYDDKGSYTSFSGFLLFPM; this is encoded by the exons ATG GTGTTGCTGTTGAAGCCGTACATCAGTGTCCTTCTGCTGCTTCAGATCAGACAACAATTATTGGCTCAAAACAGTGGACCTAAAGGAGAGAAGGGAGATCGAG gaCTGCAGGGACCACCAGGTAATGCAGGACCGCCTGGACCACATGGATTTAAAGGAGACAGAGGAGACCCAG CTCAAAATTTAATTACACCAGAAAAAGTCAAGGACATTGAAGAAAGATTGATAGTCGCAGAGGAAACTCTGAAAGAATTGAAGCAAGAGAATGAAG CCAAAAAGGTTGCATTTTCAGCTGGACTTTTGGCATCTGAATTACAACATACTGGGCCCTTTGATGATCGAAGGACTCTGGTCTACCAAAAAGTCTTCACTAACACCGGAAATGCATTTAACTCAAACAATG GTATTTTTACAGCACCAGTAAAAGGAGTTTATTTCTTCAGATTTTATGCTCAGTCTCACACTGGTAACCAAATGGCAGTCAGTCTATATAAGAATGATCAACTTCattgttctgtgttttctctaAAAGCTAAAAGCAATGCTAATGGCAGCAATGGTGTTGTTCTTACACTGGAGAGCGGTGATGAAGTCTACACACAGCTGTGGGAGAACAGCTGGGTTTATGATGATAAAGGAAGTTACACCAGTTTCAGTGGTTTTCTGCTTTTCCCCATGTAA
- the LOC129441866 gene encoding complement C1q-like protein 2 isoform X3 gives MVLLLKPYISVLLLLQFRQQLLAQNSGPKGEKGDRGVQGPRGNTGPPGPHGRKGFRGLRGAPAQNLITPEKVKDIEERLIVAEETLKELKQENEAKKVAFSAGLLASELQHTGPFDDRRTLVYQKVFTNTGNAFNSNNGIFTAPVKGVYFFRFYAQSHTGNQMAVSLYKNDQLHCSVFSLKAKSNANGSNGVVLTLESGDEVYTQLWENSWVYDDKGSYTSFSGFLLFPM, from the exons ATG GTGTTGCTGTTGAAGCCGTACATCAGTGTCCTTCTGCTGCTTCAGTTCAGACAGCAACTATTGGCTCAAAACAGTGGACCTAAAGGAGAGAAGGGAGATCG AGGAGTGCAGGGACCACGAGGTAACACAGGACCACCTGGACCACATGGACGCAAAGGTTTCAGAGGATTGAGAGGAGCGCCag CTCAAAATTTAATTACACCAGAAAAAGTCAAGGACATTGAAGAAAGATTGATAGTCGCAGAGGAAACTCTGAAAGAATTGAAGCAAGAGAATGAAG CCAAAAAGGTTGCATTTTCAGCTGGACTTTTGGCATCTGAATTACAACATACTGGGCCCTTTGATGATCGAAGGACTCTGGTCTACCAAAAAGTCTTCACTAACACCGGAAATGCATTTAACTCAAACAATG GTATTTTTACAGCACCAGTAAAAGGAGTTTATTTCTTCAGATTTTATGCTCAGTCTCACACTGGTAACCAAATGGCAGTCAGTCTATATAAGAATGATCAACTTCattgttctgtgttttctctaAAAGCTAAAAGCAATGCTAATGGCAGCAATGGTGTTGTTCTTACACTGGAGAGCGGTGATGAAGTCTACACACAGCTGTGGGAGAACAGCTGGGTTTATGATGATAAAGGAAGTTACACCAGTTTCAGTGGTTTTCTGCTTTTCCCCATGTAA
- the LOC129441866 gene encoding complement C1q-like protein 2 isoform X4 produces MVLLLKPYISVLLLLQFRQQLLAQNSGPKGEKGDRGVQGPPGNAGPTGPRGLPGDNGDPAQNLITPEKVKDIEERLIVAEETLKELKQENEAKKVAFSAGLLASELQHTGPFDDRRTLVYQKVFTNTGNAFNSNNGIFTAPVKGVYFFRFYAQSHTGNQMAVSLYKNDQLHCSVFSLKAKSNANGSNGVVLTLESGDEVYTQLWENSWVYDDKGSYTSFSGFLLFPM; encoded by the exons ATG GTGTTGCTGTTGAAGCCGTACATCAGTGTCCTTCTGCTGCTTCAGTTCAGACAGCAACTATTGGCTCAAAACAGTGGACCTAAAGGAGAGAAGGGAGATCG AGGAGTGCAGGGACCACCAGGTAACGCAGGACCAACTGGACCACGTGGACTCCCAGGAGACAATGGAGACCCag CTCAAAATTTAATTACACCAGAAAAAGTCAAGGACATTGAAGAAAGATTGATAGTCGCAGAGGAAACTCTGAAAGAATTGAAGCAAGAGAATGAAG CCAAAAAGGTTGCATTTTCAGCTGGACTTTTGGCATCTGAATTACAACATACTGGGCCCTTTGATGATCGAAGGACTCTGGTCTACCAAAAAGTCTTCACTAACACCGGAAATGCATTTAACTCAAACAATG GTATTTTTACAGCACCAGTAAAAGGAGTTTATTTCTTCAGATTTTATGCTCAGTCTCACACTGGTAACCAAATGGCAGTCAGTCTATATAAGAATGATCAACTTCattgttctgtgttttctctaAAAGCTAAAAGCAATGCTAATGGCAGCAATGGTGTTGTTCTTACACTGGAGAGCGGTGATGAAGTCTACACACAGCTGTGGGAGAACAGCTGGGTTTATGATGATAAAGGAAGTTACACCAGTTTCAGTGGTTTTCTGCTTTTCCCCATGTAA
- the LOC129441866 gene encoding mannose-binding protein A-like isoform X7, whose translation MVLLLKPYISVLLLLQFRQQLLAQNSGPKGEKGDRGVQGPPGNAGPTGPRGLPGDNGDPGRLGDDITSLKSEIQHINAKIAIMEKLASFDAFRKVGQKYFVYDGLSEKFDNGIKWCKEIGGTIALPKNADENQAMLRLSVASGLTGHKPYVRVTDRDKEGQFVDIDGKPLTFTNWGLNQPDNYMGAQDCGALTVDSGFWDDVGCYDPHHIICEIEIK comes from the exons ATG GTGTTGCTGTTGAAGCCGTACATCAGTGTCCTTCTGCTGCTTCAGTTCAGACAGCAACTATTGGCTCAAAACAGTGGACCTAAAGGAGAGAAGGGAGATCG AGGAGTGCAGGGACCACCAGGTAACGCAGGACCAACTGGACCACGTGGACTCCCAGGAGACAATGGAGACCCag GGCGTCTTGGAGATGACATCACATCTCTAAAATCTGAGATCCAGCATATAAACGCCAAGATTGCAATAATGGAGAAACTTGCAAGTTTTGATGCATTCAGAAAGGTTGGACAGAAATACTTTGTTTATGATGGCCTTTCAGAAAAGTTTGATAATGGGATCAAATGGTGCAAGGAAATTGGTGGAACAATTGCTTTGCCAAAAAATGCTGATGAAAACCAAGCGATGTTAAGATTATCGGTAGCCAGTGGATTAACTGGTCATAAGCCATATGTTAGAGTCACAGACAGAGATAAAGAAGGACAGTTTGTAGACATTGATGGAAAACCCTTGACTTTTACCAACTGGGGTTTAAATCAACCTGATAATTATATGGGCGCACAAGACTGTGGTGCTCTCACAGTGGATTCAGGTTTTTGGGATGATGTTGGTTGTTATGATCCGCATCATATCATTTGTGAAATAGAAATCAAATAA